From Streptomyces sp. NBC_00775, one genomic window encodes:
- a CDS encoding S8 family peptidase yields the protein MRTVLGAATAAVLAVATAVPAGAAHDTRGPLTGSEATASGAVVTLVTGDRVLVTRDGATALPGEDGTTPFTQTRQSGKDLYVYPEGAVAAIAAGRVDEELFNVTGLVRQGYDDAHSTTLPLIATYDTSLARSAPVTPRGAERGLVLDPIDGVALKADKKKAAEFWADVTNPRTRAAGDLKKLWLDEKVQATLDRSTRQVRAPEAWAAGYDGKGTKVAVLDTGVDADHPDLKGRIAASKNFTDSADTSDHQGHGTHTTSTVGGTGAASGGKKKGVAPGADLLNGKVLNDYGSGETSWIIAGMQWAVDQGADVVSMSLGNPARTDCTDPMAVATEELARSSENTLFVIAAGNTGPTLNSVSSPGCAPGVLTVGAVDRDDSTASFSSRGPAYGSHTLKPEISAPGVGISAANAGGRGVYAYQSMSGTSMATPHVAGAAAIVKQRHPDWNAQQIKAALVSSADSAVPGDVRETGGGRLDVKAAIDETVLGAPAVQGGTFNWPQDTSDRTTVDVPYTNTADTPVELKLSLSGVTGNDGSAVRSSIARLAARSVTVPAGATVEVPLKLDPDASLARAQYGDITGRVLATADGVSVSTPFSLYVQPETVTLRVKLVDRLGRPAAGASSVDLIGTDDASGERRFNAGASDQTYEIRPGSYFLSSFIATPETEGTLLNSLSYLARPQLEIRKDTTVVLDAREAHRLSVKTDKASEVRGATLGFARSWDDTWLHAGTAAGGRALRGYYALVDGHASDGTFEFDSFWRAAAPQISELAVVGGQSLHPVTGSTSSANLDGTGQAQLVDAKSGTAAELAGAQGKIALVKLPDSGSATAVAAAAKAAGALAVLAYREAPGRWYPSTGFTGGPLPVLAIPAAEAQALLAATEVTLRWKATAKSPYLYNLAFPETGQIHEDRTYRVRDKDLAATSATYRAMGTATDYIDLPSVTRPSGLAGYFGDLETVPAPFERTEYYSAGTTGWGHEVSSSFPWGEFMIDPVRTYEKGERRTEEWYGGVLAPTTPLDSSGAQALAAERQGDLIGVAPGFWGDAQHQGVQGSFGDIGSMVLKRGGETIGESGFPSGVFTVPVDDSSYELTLTTMKIGSRVWKRSPQTVTTWSFRSHLDKDAYSQGIPLLFPRYGLPEDGLKTLPAEDGQLITLTATGHAGYTPGALTSVRLSYSYDGGETWTQAETAQRGGRWTATVNHSGAKGKQVTLRAELTDANGNSVVQTVTRAYDVR from the coding sequence GTGCGTACGGTGCTGGGCGCGGCGACCGCCGCCGTCCTGGCCGTCGCGACCGCCGTGCCCGCAGGGGCCGCGCACGACACGCGGGGGCCACTGACCGGCAGCGAGGCCACCGCCTCGGGTGCCGTCGTCACCCTCGTCACCGGTGACCGCGTCCTGGTGACGAGGGACGGGGCCACCGCCCTGCCCGGTGAGGACGGCACCACTCCCTTCACCCAGACCCGCCAGTCCGGCAAGGACCTGTACGTCTATCCCGAGGGCGCTGTCGCGGCCATCGCCGCCGGCCGCGTCGACGAGGAACTCTTCAACGTCACCGGCCTGGTCCGGCAGGGCTACGACGACGCGCACAGCACGACGCTGCCGCTCATCGCCACGTACGACACCTCGCTCGCCCGCAGCGCCCCGGTCACCCCGCGCGGCGCCGAACGCGGGCTCGTCCTCGACCCGATCGACGGCGTCGCGCTCAAGGCCGACAAGAAGAAGGCCGCCGAGTTCTGGGCCGACGTCACCAACCCCCGTACACGTGCGGCCGGTGACCTGAAGAAGCTGTGGCTCGACGAGAAGGTGCAGGCCACCCTCGACCGCTCGACCCGGCAGGTGCGCGCCCCCGAGGCCTGGGCCGCGGGCTACGACGGCAAGGGCACCAAGGTCGCCGTCCTGGACACCGGAGTCGACGCCGACCACCCCGACCTCAAGGGCCGGATCGCCGCGTCCAAGAACTTCACCGACTCCGCGGACACGAGCGACCACCAGGGCCACGGCACCCACACCACGTCCACCGTCGGCGGCACGGGCGCGGCGAGCGGTGGCAAGAAGAAGGGCGTCGCCCCGGGAGCCGACCTGCTCAACGGCAAGGTCCTCAACGACTACGGCTCCGGCGAGACTTCCTGGATCATCGCCGGCATGCAGTGGGCGGTCGACCAGGGCGCCGACGTCGTCTCGATGAGCCTCGGCAACCCGGCACGCACGGACTGCACCGACCCGATGGCCGTGGCCACCGAAGAGCTCGCGCGGTCCAGCGAGAACACTCTCTTCGTCATCGCGGCCGGGAACACCGGCCCGACCCTCAACTCCGTCTCCTCGCCCGGCTGCGCACCCGGCGTCCTCACCGTCGGCGCCGTCGACCGCGACGACTCCACGGCGTCCTTCTCCAGCCGTGGCCCGGCCTACGGCTCGCACACGCTGAAGCCGGAGATCTCCGCGCCGGGCGTGGGCATCTCGGCCGCCAACGCGGGCGGGCGCGGCGTCTACGCCTACCAGTCCATGAGCGGTACGTCGATGGCGACCCCGCACGTCGCGGGCGCCGCCGCGATCGTCAAGCAGCGCCACCCCGACTGGAATGCCCAGCAGATCAAGGCCGCCCTCGTCTCCTCGGCGGACTCCGCCGTCCCCGGTGACGTCCGCGAGACCGGCGGCGGACGTCTCGACGTGAAGGCCGCGATCGACGAGACCGTGCTCGGCGCGCCCGCCGTGCAGGGCGGCACCTTCAACTGGCCGCAGGACACCAGCGACCGTACGACCGTCGACGTGCCCTACACCAACACGGCCGACACACCAGTCGAGTTGAAGCTCTCACTCAGCGGTGTCACCGGCAACGACGGCTCCGCCGTGCGTTCGTCGATCGCCCGGCTCGCCGCGCGTTCGGTCACCGTCCCGGCGGGCGCCACCGTCGAGGTCCCGCTGAAGCTCGACCCGGACGCCTCGCTCGCCCGCGCCCAGTACGGCGACATCACCGGCCGCGTCCTGGCCACCGCCGACGGCGTCTCGGTCTCGACCCCCTTCTCCCTCTATGTCCAGCCGGAGACCGTCACCCTCCGCGTCAAGCTCGTCGACCGGCTCGGCCGGCCCGCGGCCGGTGCCTCCTCCGTCGACCTCATCGGCACGGACGACGCGAGCGGCGAGCGGCGCTTCAACGCGGGGGCGAGCGACCAGACGTACGAGATACGCCCCGGCAGTTACTTCCTCTCCAGCTTCATCGCCACCCCCGAGACGGAGGGCACGCTTCTCAACTCCCTCTCGTACCTGGCCCGTCCGCAGCTGGAGATCCGCAAGGACACGACCGTCGTCCTCGACGCCCGCGAGGCCCACAGGCTGAGCGTCAAGACCGACAAGGCCTCCGAAGTCCGGGGTGCCACCCTTGGGTTCGCCCGTTCCTGGGACGACACCTGGCTGCACGCGGGGACGGCGGCGGGCGGACGTGCCCTGCGCGGCTACTACGCCTTGGTCGACGGCCACGCGAGTGACGGCACCTTCGAGTTCGACAGTTTCTGGCGGGCGGCGGCTCCGCAGATCTCCGAACTCGCCGTCGTGGGCGGACAGTCGCTGCACCCCGTGACCGGATCCACCAGCTCCGCCAACCTCGACGGCACCGGACAGGCTCAACTCGTCGACGCCAAGTCGGGCACGGCGGCCGAACTCGCCGGAGCCCAGGGGAAGATCGCGCTCGTCAAGCTGCCCGACAGCGGCAGCGCGACGGCCGTCGCCGCGGCGGCGAAGGCGGCGGGCGCGCTCGCGGTCCTCGCCTACCGCGAGGCACCCGGCCGCTGGTACCCGTCCACCGGATTCACCGGTGGCCCGCTGCCGGTCCTCGCCATCCCGGCCGCGGAAGCGCAGGCGCTGCTCGCCGCCACCGAGGTGACCTTGCGCTGGAAGGCCACCGCCAAGAGCCCGTACCTCTACAACCTGGCCTTCCCGGAGACGGGCCAGATCCACGAGGACCGTACCTATCGGGTGCGCGACAAGGACCTGGCGGCCACGAGCGCCACCTACCGCGCGATGGGCACCGCCACCGACTACATCGACCTGCCCTCCGTCACCCGCCCGAGCGGACTCGCCGGCTACTTCGGTGACTTGGAGACCGTGCCCGCGCCCTTCGAGCGCACCGAGTACTACTCGGCGGGCACGACCGGCTGGGGCCACGAGGTCTCCAGCAGCTTCCCGTGGGGCGAGTTCATGATCGACCCGGTGCGGACGTACGAGAAGGGGGAGCGCCGGACCGAGGAGTGGTACGGGGGAGTCCTCGCGCCGACGACGCCGCTCGACTCCTCCGGTGCGCAGGCGCTCGCCGCAGAGCGGCAGGGCGATCTGATCGGCGTCGCGCCCGGGTTCTGGGGCGATGCCCAACACCAGGGCGTCCAGGGGAGTTTCGGGGACATCGGCAGCATGGTCCTGAAGCGCGGCGGCGAGACCATCGGCGAAAGCGGCTTCCCTTCCGGGGTGTTCACGGTCCCGGTCGACGACTCCTCGTACGAACTCACCCTCACCACGATGAAGATCGGCTCGCGGGTCTGGAAGCGCTCCCCGCAGACGGTCACCACCTGGTCCTTCCGCTCGCACCTCGACAAGGACGCGTACTCGCAGGGCATCCCGCTGCTCTTCCCGCGCTACGGGCTGCCGGAGGACGGGCTCAAGACCCTGCCGGCCGAGGACGGTCAGCTGATCACGCTGACCGCGACCGGACATGCCGGGTACACGCCCGGCGCGCTCACCTCGGTGCGGTTGTCGTACTCGTACGACGGTGGTGAGACCTGGACGCAGGCCGAGACCGCTCAGCGCGGCGGCCGGTGGACCGCGACCGTGAATCACAGCGGAGCCAAAGGGAAGCAGGTCACACTCAGGGCCGAACTGACCGACGCCAACGGCAACTCGGTCGTCCAGACCGTGACCAGGGCCTACGACGTGCGCTAG
- a CDS encoding helix-turn-helix transcriptional regulator — translation MLGAIGLDETHESAYRALVSVGAADVPDLARRLTLGEYDTERALRRLERHGLAAQSSARPGRWVAAPPGVALGALLTQQRHELEKAELAAALLAEEYRAAAAEPAVHDLVEVVIGAAAVAQRFLQLQLGASDEVCALVTGNPLVVSGTDNVAEEQAAGRGVGYRVVVERAVLDMPGGILELSAALGRDEQVRVVDQVPTKLVIADRTLAMVPLTSHTAEPAALVVHASGLLELLSGLFESVWRDALPLRLGSRGVTEQEPDGPDGIDLEILSLLLAGLTDASVAKQLDLGLRTVQRRVKRLMELTGVTTRLQLGWHAYERAWVARD, via the coding sequence ATGCTCGGAGCGATAGGTCTGGACGAGACACACGAGTCGGCGTATCGGGCGCTGGTGTCCGTGGGCGCCGCCGACGTGCCCGATCTCGCGCGGCGGCTCACGCTCGGCGAGTACGACACGGAGCGCGCCCTGCGCCGCCTTGAGCGGCACGGTCTCGCCGCCCAGTCGTCGGCCCGGCCCGGGCGCTGGGTCGCGGCGCCGCCCGGGGTCGCCCTCGGCGCGCTGCTCACCCAGCAGCGGCACGAGCTGGAGAAGGCGGAGCTGGCGGCCGCGCTGCTCGCCGAGGAGTACCGGGCGGCGGCGGCCGAGCCCGCGGTGCACGACCTGGTCGAGGTGGTGATCGGCGCGGCGGCGGTCGCGCAGCGCTTCCTCCAGCTCCAGCTCGGCGCGAGCGACGAGGTGTGCGCGCTGGTCACCGGAAACCCGCTGGTCGTCTCCGGGACGGACAACGTCGCGGAGGAACAGGCGGCCGGGCGGGGCGTCGGCTACCGCGTGGTCGTCGAGCGGGCCGTCCTCGACATGCCGGGCGGGATCCTCGAGCTGTCCGCCGCGCTCGGCCGGGACGAGCAGGTGCGGGTCGTGGACCAGGTGCCGACCAAGCTGGTGATCGCCGACCGGACGCTCGCGATGGTCCCGCTCACCTCGCACACCGCGGAGCCCGCCGCGCTGGTCGTGCACGCCAGCGGGCTGCTGGAACTGCTGTCCGGACTGTTCGAGTCGGTGTGGCGCGACGCACTGCCGCTGCGGCTCGGCAGCCGGGGTGTGACGGAGCAGGAACCGGACGGGCCGGACGGCATCGACCTGGAGATCCTCTCCCTTCTCCTCGCCGGGCTGACCGACGCCAGCGTCGCCAAGCAGCTGGACCTCGGCCTGAGGACCGTGCAGCGCCGGGTGAAGCGGCTCATGGAGCTGACGGGCGTGACGACCCGGTTGCAGCTGGGCTGGCACGCGTACGAGCGGGCCTGGGTGGCGCGGGACTGA
- a CDS encoding DUF456 domain-containing protein, producing the protein MGVWELLLVGVVIVLGLAGVLVPGVPGSWLVWAAVLWWALSDPQALSWGVLVGATAVLLLAQAIRWGLPPRRLRESGATPRMAVYAGAGALLGFLLLPVIGAIPGFLAGIYLYERPRLGGHGRAKAAVRTVMRAGGWSVLTELFACLLIMGAWLGAVIWG; encoded by the coding sequence ATGGGAGTGTGGGAACTCCTGCTGGTCGGCGTGGTGATCGTGCTCGGCCTGGCCGGAGTACTGGTGCCCGGCGTGCCGGGGTCGTGGCTCGTCTGGGCCGCGGTCCTGTGGTGGGCGCTGAGCGACCCGCAGGCCCTGTCCTGGGGCGTGCTGGTGGGCGCGACCGCCGTCCTGCTGCTGGCCCAGGCGATCCGCTGGGGGCTCCCGCCCCGACGACTGCGAGAGAGCGGCGCCACCCCCCGAATGGCGGTGTACGCCGGGGCCGGGGCGCTGCTCGGTTTCCTTCTGCTGCCGGTGATCGGCGCGATACCCGGCTTCCTCGCCGGGATCTATCTCTACGAGCGGCCGCGCCTGGGCGGGCACGGGCGGGCGAAGGCGGCGGTGCGGACGGTGATGCGGGCGGGCGGGTGGAGCGTGCTGACGGAGCTGTTCGCCTGCCTGCTGATCATGGGGGCGTGGCTGGGGGCGGTGATCTGGGGCTGA
- a CDS encoding glycosyl hydrolase family 95 catalytic domain-containing protein yields the protein MPSPSRRTVLATGTALGGTLLAAGVPAQASAGAQPDTDPWKAVLDDADLVWQRMPTTWYEGPYLGNGFLGSGIYAEPGAETSAVRFNVQHSEVQDHRPEFGSLFGLARLPIGHFTLEPVGVITGLDWRLGLRDAELTGTLNTDRGTLTFRALVHNSRSVLAVEVTPSEGERDFRWVFHPADAISPRAAFKPLPEGYRGNPPAEVAEHDGVSAAVQPLLSGGHHVTAWRERTRGAARTLYVHVAHSYPRSTALGRALAAVREASASPYDRLARTHRDWWHAYFRRSFLSLPDARIQRFYWIQLYKTAAAARRDAPVMATSGPWLESTPWPNTWWNLNVQLEYWLIHGSNHLELDAVTRALSEFRDNLSMEVSSRYRADSLGIPRTTDPQLVNGAAGTLTGYGVGIPGQDPPTPEVGNLTWALHNVWLSYRHTMDESILRDVLFPLLRKAVTYYLHFLEPGTDGRLHLPATFSPEYGGNTRDCNYDLMLLTWGCRTLLESAELLGIDDELAPRWREVLAKRVPYPTDANGFMIGADIPFAKSHRHYSHLLAVYPLYELTGRTPDERDLIERSLAHWVGFEGALQGYTFTGAASMSALLGKGEDALEYLGQLMTRFIQANTMYKESGPVIETPLSAAQSLHDMVCQSWGGVVRVFPALPAAWADLTVHNFRTQGAFLLSAVREGGVTRWVRLVSEAGAPCAVRHGIAGTVDVRDGRGRPLRYEETGGGVIQVALRKGESALITAKGDRPDLTVAPVPANEPAPRWGLPA from the coding sequence ATGCCCAGCCCGTCCAGACGTACCGTCCTCGCCACCGGAACGGCCCTGGGAGGGACGCTGCTCGCCGCGGGCGTACCCGCGCAGGCCTCCGCGGGCGCGCAGCCCGACACGGACCCCTGGAAGGCGGTCCTCGACGACGCCGATCTGGTCTGGCAGCGCATGCCGACGACCTGGTACGAGGGCCCGTACCTCGGCAACGGCTTCCTCGGCTCGGGGATCTACGCCGAGCCGGGCGCCGAGACCAGCGCCGTGCGCTTCAATGTGCAGCACTCCGAGGTGCAGGACCACCGCCCCGAGTTCGGCTCGCTCTTCGGGCTCGCGCGCCTGCCCATCGGCCACTTCACGCTGGAGCCGGTGGGCGTCATCACCGGCCTGGACTGGCGCCTCGGGCTGCGCGACGCCGAGCTGACCGGCACACTGAACACGGACCGGGGCACGCTCACGTTCCGCGCCCTGGTGCACAACTCCCGCTCGGTCCTCGCCGTGGAGGTGACGCCGAGCGAAGGCGAGCGCGACTTCCGGTGGGTGTTCCATCCGGCGGACGCGATCAGCCCACGCGCCGCCTTCAAACCGCTGCCGGAGGGCTACCGGGGCAACCCGCCCGCCGAGGTCGCCGAGCACGACGGCGTCTCCGCCGCCGTACAGCCCCTGCTGTCGGGCGGACACCACGTGACCGCGTGGCGGGAGCGGACACGGGGCGCGGCACGGACGCTGTACGTCCATGTCGCGCACTCGTACCCGCGGTCCACGGCGCTGGGCCGGGCGCTCGCCGCCGTGCGCGAGGCATCGGCGTCACCGTACGACCGGCTGGCGCGGACTCATCGCGACTGGTGGCACGCCTACTTCCGCAGGAGCTTCCTCTCCCTCCCCGACGCGCGCATCCAGCGCTTCTACTGGATTCAGCTGTACAAGACGGCGGCGGCCGCCCGCCGGGACGCGCCCGTGATGGCCACCAGCGGTCCCTGGCTGGAGTCCACACCGTGGCCCAACACATGGTGGAACCTCAACGTGCAGCTGGAGTACTGGCTGATCCACGGCTCCAACCATCTCGAACTCGACGCGGTGACCAGGGCGTTGAGCGAGTTCCGGGACAATCTGTCGATGGAGGTGTCGTCCCGGTACCGTGCCGACTCGCTCGGCATCCCGCGGACCACGGACCCGCAGCTCGTCAACGGCGCGGCGGGCACCCTCACCGGCTACGGCGTCGGAATCCCGGGCCAGGACCCTCCAACCCCCGAGGTCGGCAACCTCACTTGGGCGCTGCACAACGTCTGGCTCAGCTACCGCCACACCATGGACGAGTCGATCCTCCGCGACGTCCTCTTCCCCCTCCTCCGCAAGGCGGTCACCTACTACCTGCACTTCCTGGAGCCGGGTACGGACGGCAGACTGCATCTCCCGGCCACCTTCTCCCCCGAGTACGGCGGCAACACCCGCGACTGCAACTACGACCTGATGCTGCTGACCTGGGGCTGCCGGACCCTGCTGGAGTCGGCCGAACTCCTCGGCATCGACGACGAGTTGGCGCCGCGCTGGCGGGAGGTACTGGCCAAGCGGGTGCCGTATCCGACCGACGCCAACGGCTTCATGATCGGCGCGGACATTCCCTTCGCGAAGTCGCACCGCCACTACTCGCATCTGCTCGCGGTGTACCCGCTGTACGAGCTGACGGGCCGCACCCCCGACGAACGGGACCTGATCGAAAGGTCGTTGGCGCACTGGGTCGGCTTCGAGGGAGCACTCCAGGGCTATACGTTCACCGGCGCCGCGTCGATGTCCGCACTGCTCGGCAAGGGCGAGGACGCACTGGAGTACCTCGGTCAGCTGATGACCCGCTTCATCCAGGCCAACACCATGTACAAGGAGTCGGGCCCGGTCATCGAGACCCCGCTCTCGGCCGCCCAGTCCCTGCACGACATGGTCTGCCAGTCGTGGGGCGGCGTCGTCCGCGTCTTCCCGGCGCTGCCCGCCGCCTGGGCGGACCTGACGGTCCACAACTTCCGTACGCAGGGCGCCTTTCTGCTCAGCGCGGTACGCGAGGGCGGGGTCACCCGCTGGGTCCGGCTGGTCAGCGAGGCGGGCGCGCCCTGCGCCGTACGGCATGGCATCGCGGGAACGGTCGATGTGCGGGACGGGCGGGGACGGCCGCTGCGGTACGAGGAGACGGGCGGCGGGGTGATCCAAGTGGCCCTGCGGAAGGGCGAGTCGGCGCTGATCACGGCGAAGGGCGACCGCCCGGACCTCACTGTCGCGCCCGTGCCGGCGAACGAGCCTGCTCCCAGGTGGGGACTGCCCGCCTAG
- a CDS encoding SGNH/GDSL hydrolase family protein — protein sequence MTRAIKVRHVLATLVTTVMLTQPTAIADAESAPVGRTATAQTWTGTWEAAASGTTPALPGASIRNVVHTSVGGRAARVRISNRLGTRPLQLGAVTLALQQPGAPGSPRAVAGSMRTVTFAGAGSVTIPAGRDLVSDSVAVPVPAGSNLLISLHTPADSGPATYHRSALQANFLARKGDRTTQESGTAYTATLGKWYYVTGVDVLGSPAVGSVVALGDSLTDGTGSTFGANHRWPDRLADRLRGLPPYRRLGVLNAGIAGNRVLLEGRGPSALSRLDADVLSRTGVRAVIVMEGINDIKGTPEQTDPGTLEDAYRGIVRHAHARGIRVIGATITPFGGHRAYTRAREAVRQAVNAVIRTRGLFDEVADFDATVRDPSHPNRVRPAYDPGDHLHFNDAGMKALAGTIDLTTLAPRETR from the coding sequence ATGACCCGCGCGATCAAGGTCCGGCACGTTCTCGCCACCCTGGTGACCACAGTGATGCTCACCCAGCCGACCGCGATCGCCGACGCGGAGTCCGCGCCCGTGGGCCGTACCGCCACGGCGCAGACCTGGACCGGCACGTGGGAGGCCGCCGCCTCCGGCACCACCCCCGCGCTGCCCGGCGCCTCGATCCGCAATGTCGTGCACACCAGCGTCGGCGGCCGCGCCGCACGCGTCCGCATCTCCAACCGGCTCGGCACGAGACCGCTCCAACTCGGGGCCGTCACCCTCGCATTGCAGCAGCCGGGCGCGCCGGGGAGCCCGAGGGCCGTCGCGGGCTCGATGCGTACCGTCACGTTCGCCGGCGCCGGGTCGGTGACGATTCCCGCCGGCAGAGACCTGGTCAGCGATTCCGTCGCCGTCCCTGTCCCCGCCGGCTCCAACCTCCTGATCTCGCTGCACACCCCCGCCGACTCGGGCCCGGCGACCTACCACCGCTCCGCTCTCCAGGCCAACTTCCTTGCCCGCAAGGGAGATCGGACCACCCAGGAGAGCGGCACCGCGTACACCGCGACGCTCGGCAAGTGGTACTACGTGACCGGCGTCGACGTACTCGGCTCACCTGCCGTGGGCAGCGTGGTCGCGCTCGGCGACTCCCTCACCGACGGCACCGGCTCGACGTTCGGCGCCAACCACCGCTGGCCCGACCGGCTCGCCGACCGCCTCCGCGGCCTCCCGCCGTACCGCAGACTCGGCGTCCTCAACGCGGGAATCGCCGGAAACCGCGTCCTGCTCGAAGGCCGCGGCCCCAGCGCCCTGTCCCGCCTCGACGCCGATGTCCTCTCCCGCACCGGCGTACGCGCGGTGATCGTGATGGAGGGCATCAACGACATCAAGGGCACGCCGGAGCAGACGGACCCGGGCACGTTGGAGGACGCGTACCGCGGCATCGTGCGCCACGCCCACGCCCGCGGTATCCGTGTCATCGGCGCCACGATCACTCCGTTCGGCGGCCACCGGGCGTATACGCGGGCCCGCGAGGCCGTACGGCAGGCCGTCAACGCCGTCATCCGCACACGCGGTCTCTTCGACGAGGTCGCGGACTTCGACGCCACCGTCCGCGACCCGTCCCACCCGAACCGCGTCCGCCCCGCCTACGACCCCGGCGACCACCTCCACTTCAACGACGCGGGCATGAAGGCGCTGGCCGGCACCATCGACCTGACGACCCTCGCCCCCAGGGAGACGCGCTAG
- a CDS encoding PPOX class F420-dependent oxidoreductase translates to MTEFSEAERAYLKSQRLGRLATVDPQGQPQANPVGFFPQEDGTILIGGYSMGATKKWRNLLKNPKVALVVDDIVSVRPWKVRGIDIRGEAELLTGPHELGPHFSEELIRIHPKRIHSWGLED, encoded by the coding sequence ATGACCGAATTCAGCGAGGCCGAGCGTGCGTACCTGAAGTCGCAGCGGCTGGGACGGCTGGCCACCGTCGACCCCCAGGGACAGCCGCAGGCGAACCCGGTCGGCTTCTTCCCGCAGGAGGACGGGACGATCCTGATCGGCGGCTACTCGATGGGCGCCACGAAGAAGTGGCGCAACCTGCTGAAGAACCCGAAGGTCGCCCTCGTCGTCGACGACATCGTCAGCGTCCGGCCGTGGAAGGTACGGGGTATCGACATCCGGGGTGAGGCCGAACTCCTCACGGGACCACACGAGTTGGGTCCGCACTTCAGCGAGGAGCTGATCCGCATCCACCCGAAGCGGATCCACAGTTGGGGGCTGGAGGACTGA
- a CDS encoding peptidase E: MTATEPTILATSGGHRLGDRTRVTFDALVHHAVDLADVQGRRPRVLYVGTAIGDAEHFTTRMSEAARVAGFDLTPLHLFPMPNLKDIEGSVLEQDVVWVMGGSAANLLAVWRVHGLDAVFRRAWEAGVVLSGVSAGSICWFQGGTTDSFGPELRPLTNGLGYLPYGNGVHYDSDQGRRPLVHRLVADGTLPVTHCTDDGVGLVYRGTQLVEAVTEIPGKGAYVVRREGDSAVEERIEPRVLPSPRD; this comes from the coding sequence ATGACCGCCACGGAACCCACCATCCTGGCCACTTCGGGTGGTCACCGCCTCGGAGACCGGACCCGGGTGACCTTCGACGCGCTCGTCCACCACGCCGTGGACCTGGCCGACGTCCAGGGGCGCCGCCCCCGCGTCCTGTACGTCGGCACGGCGATCGGCGACGCCGAACACTTCACCACCCGGATGAGCGAGGCGGCCCGCGTGGCCGGTTTCGATCTCACTCCCCTCCATCTCTTCCCGATGCCGAACCTCAAGGACATCGAGGGCTCGGTACTCGAACAGGACGTCGTCTGGGTCATGGGCGGCTCGGCGGCGAACCTGCTCGCCGTATGGCGTGTCCACGGACTCGACGCGGTCTTCCGGCGTGCGTGGGAGGCCGGGGTCGTGCTCAGCGGGGTGAGCGCCGGGTCGATCTGCTGGTTCCAGGGCGGCACCACGGACTCCTTCGGACCCGAACTGCGCCCGCTCACCAACGGGCTCGGATATCTGCCGTACGGCAACGGCGTCCACTACGACAGCGACCAGGGCCGCCGCCCCCTGGTCCACCGGCTCGTCGCCGACGGCACGTTGCCCGTCACCCACTGCACGGACGACGGGGTGGGGCTGGTGTACCGGGGCACCCAACTCGTCGAGGCGGTCACCGAGATACCGGGCAAGGGCGCGTATGTGGTCAGGCGCGAGGGGGACTCGGCGGTCGAGGAGCGCATCGAGCCGCGCGTGTTGCCGTCACCGCGGGACTAG